The genomic stretch GAAGGAGCTGGTGTAAAAGAACCTTCTTTTGAGAAGATTCTCACAATCAAATTTGTTTGTCGCCAACGAGTCCTTCAATTTTTCAGTTCCCATCGGTTCTGAAAAAAATTGAGATTCCTTATGTGTACAGTATACGTTTAAATTAGGCTTAGTTCCACTGTGTAAAAAGGCGATGTTTGAACTACaggttttatttttgtgtttttgaCCGGAGAAACTAACTATATTATGTAATCTAGCTGTTGAAACTCTATTCCCTAGTATGGAATCAAACAACGATAAACCGTGAATCAAATCTTTACAAGCTATTGAAAGTAAACAATACATCCataatttaagtaaaatttgcataaatattatgttataaatTGACACATAGCTTACAGTCCCATATATTCTGTGTCGCAGCCATGAGTACTCGCTACACCACTAGgtcattatatatttaatcatttGCCTGCTCAATcactattttaataatcaTTAACTCAAGTCtgatatgttttaattaattttgtattattattttaaaaattatcttAATGTATCTTGTTTTTATGTGCTCGTTTATAACTGTCGAACATGAAAAATACAACCTTAGTGGTTTCTTCAACAAGGCAGCTCGGCCTTGAGAATTTACagaatttttataaatcgTCGAACTCTGAGTCTTCTTTCAGCTCATCTTTAGCTAAATCGACCTTTTTTGCACCTTTGGTGGCTGCGGTTTCTAgaaacttatttttaaatggaTCTACTCCCGAATTTGATCATTTGACTTTGGATCAAGTTAAAAACGCTGGTCTTCCTTCTGAAAAGTATGCGACTGTGCTCGTCGTGGCTGACTCTTTATCCGAGTTCTACGGAGAGAGGGGTTTATCGAATTTAACTTTGTTTCACAATTCACTCGTGCCGGATGGGAAGTTCGTTTTGTCCATTCCCCCAAATTCGGACAAGGTAACTGCCTTTTgctttgtattttattagttACAGCTATTTGTTTTAGTTATCCTTAATCTTGGAATCATATAACTTAATTAGGAAAATGATGTTAAAAAGGAGCTTATGTATAGTGGCCTCGTGGATGTCAACTCACTCGTATATTCCGGCGCCACCTTTATATCAGGAGTTAGGCCCAATTGGAAGGCCAAGTCTACGAAGAAGACTGTATCGTCAATAGACGCCGCACCCATTGATGGGTACGTTTCCAAGGCTCCCGACTATGAGTCTTGCAACACGAAGCCAAGGGCCTGCGCGAACTGCACTTGCGGAAGAGCCGAGATGGAGAAGCTTGAAGCTTCTAAGCTGGTATCGGACGTCGACGCTCCAACTTCATCTTGCGGCAACTGCTACTTGGGTGACGCCTTCAGGTGCGAGTCCTGCCCTTACAAGGGCCTTCCGGCCTTCAAACCGGGGGAAAAGGTTGTTTTGGACATGACGTAACAATTCGAGTGGTGGTTGAAACTAAGatgttttaatgttttatcGTTTCTTGTGCCTATATTTCTGATTATTCTGCCTCTATGTTTGCCTGCCGGCGTATACATACACTAACATATGTACACTCGTATATACACACGTATGTTaacacttatttatatactggtatatacaaatatgtatatacgtGTACACACtgatatatacacatacacaagtatgtaaacacacacacgAGCAAACACATGTATATGCTAATGTACACACACTGATGTGtacacacaaacacaaatgTGGACTCGCAAACAGATATGCtgatataaatgtgtataaaatgattaattGTCATTCTTGTATGTTTTCGTACTGGGGCCATATAAACGCCTGGAGCTCGTTCGCGTACTTGTAGTAAATGGTGTGGGAAGTGTTGTAGAGCCTGCAGTTGTCAAACATCCGCTTTAACTCCTCGCCAAACTGCTCCTTGGTCTTGTACTCGCCCAACTTAGCCTTACGCTTCATCGTGGAAATGTCGGTAGGGTGCGTTATGATCTCGTAGTAGTCGGGAGCCTCGCTCTGCTTCACGGGCTTCCGGAAGGGCCAGACGCTCTGCTGCTTGTTGAGCGTGTTCAGAAGGTCCAGAATGGCAGCCTTCAAAGACTTCTTCTGGCCGTCAGGCTCAGCAGAGGCAGGGTCGGACTTGCTGGGCGCGGGCTGACTAGTCCAGCCGGCCTCAACCAGGCCCGGGATTTCGGCCGGGTTCAGAGTCGCGTTCGGGTCCTTGGCGAAGACGTCCATGCCGTTGTAGACCTTCAGCGGCTTTATCGCCTCTATGCACTTCACGACGATCGCCTTCTGCTGGCTGAGCATGTCGCTGAGCCTCAAGTAGTTAATGTTTGGCGATATGTAGCACTCCATGAGCGTGCCGCCGTCGTAGTCCTTGATGTAGCCGAACCAGCGCTCGCGCGGCATCGTGATCTTGAGCGAGAAGCCCTGCTTCCTGAAGTAGCCGATCGCGAAGTTGTCCGCGTAGGTCAGAAAGTACTCGATGTtgctcttcttcacgtGCTCCTTCAGGTGGTTCATGATCCTCGTGCCGTAGCCCTTGATCTGCTCCGTCGATTTCACGGCCAGAAAGGCGATCTCCGCGAACCGCTGCTCGAAGTAGGGCCTGAAGCAGATGCCGCCGATCACCTCGCCCTTCTTCAGGAGGCAGAAGGTGTAGTGGTTCCTGTCGAAGACGAGGCGCACGATGTACTCCCGGGGCATCTTGGGCAGCTGCCTCGAGAATATGTTCTTGACAGTGATCAGCTTTATCATGTGGCCTGGCTCGCGGTCGTTGGTTATGCACTCGAAGGTGATGATCCCCAAGTCCTCCTCCTTAGCGCCCCCCGCGTCCCTGTGGAGGAAGCCGAGGCCGGTCTCCGAGGGCAGGAGCGACTGGATTTGGTAACCCTTCGCGCTGCTCATCGTGCCCACCGTCACCGCCTGCTCGTCCGTGAACCCGCACTGCTTACAGAGAAGGGATATGAACAGGTCCGGGTGCAGCTTGAACGCCGtcttctccagctcctgcCTTATGCGATCCGCGTTTAGCACCAGCACCGACCTGAGGAAATCGGCCGAAAAGTAGTCGCACAGCTTCACTCCCGTCGGCATGTGCTTCCTGAGGTAGTTTTTCCAGCTCGTGTACGTCTTTTCGTAGTCCTTTCCGGCGAACGCGTCCGCGTCCTGCGACTTAAGCCACTCCTGGAGGTGGTCGTTGGTGAATTTCTGTCTGGCTGACGgcgtcagcagctgctggtaGCTTATTATTGCGCACAGCGTGGCTACGAGCgactccaggtcctccgGGCCTGACTTGCTCAGGATGGATCTGATCTCGAGCAGATCCTTTCTTCTCGACTCCGGAACTCGCTCGAACGAGGACGTGAATATTTTGGAAACGTCATTTccgtttaaaatacagtGAGAATTTGTTTCCGCGGCTCTGGAGGCCCCTTTGGGCTCTAGCGTGGGCTGGAAGGGGTCGGGACGCCTCTTGCAGTCCAAAACGTACAGGTTTACTATTTCGCGCACATATGATGTTATCGACTCGTTTTTAGAGCTCAGATCTGGAGTTGGGCCGGCCGGAGCCCTGGGTACGCCCCTGGCGTCGGACGTTGATTGTGGCGTGGACGGCCCGGCTGATGAATGGGACTCATCAGTTCCAAAATTCTGGtgatttaatttagttttcatacagttaaattttaaaaatagaattCACTTCGGAGCGTTCCATTATGGAGCTGGTGGTGAAATTATCTGGGCATCAACACCACCAACTGGAAGGTGCCCGTTGCAGTACAAATCTCGTTTTTCATTCCTCAACGTTGTGTTCCACCTCTCTATATTggttcattttatatttttctacTCCACACGACTGTTTGTGGCTCTTTGCTGCCTTTTTGCCTGCGACACACTTCGTAGGACAGTGCAGTCGTTCTATGTAATCGGAccatgtgtatatatgccgtacattaatttatgatatttaATAGATTATAACATGTTTTagtgtttgtgtttatagTATACACTCAGTGgctatttaaattttgtgaTTACGTTGTCGCGTCACCGAGTGCCGTGTGTACTATGCTGTGGCTGTGTGAATATGTGGCGCCCATACGTCTATATATTAGCTGCGTACGTGAACCCCGTCTATATATTAGCTGCGTACGTAAACCCCGTCTATATAGTGGCTGCGCACGTAAACCCTGTAGTGGGTGGCAAGAATTTAGCAAATTACTGAAACCTCTTGGATgttttgtatatttggTTGATTATGATCGGCTTGTTCTGGTCGTACTTGGGGACCACGTCAGTCATCTCCTTCTCTATTGATTCGCAGAGGACCTCGCGCACGTTCTTCTCGTCCCACTGGTGGCTCCGCGTCCTCACCAGCTTAATCGGCTTCGTGTACTCGTAGGGTAGCGAGAGCGCGTGGTCGATTCTGCACTTGATGTGCTCCGAGCACGCCTGCCCTGCCAGAACCAGGAACGGCTTAAAGTCGTTCATGTGCTCCAGTTCCGGGTCGTCCCCCTCCTCGTCGCTCTCCTGCTTTCCTTGGGACTTTGCGGATTCCTTCGAAGCCGCCTTGTCGCCCCGTGCCTTCGACTCGCTCTTCTTCTCGCTCGGCCTTTTAATTGGGTTCAGGTCGTTGATGAACATCCACTGGTAGACTAGGAACtcgttcagcttcagcgcGCACGCCATGTCAACGATTTTAATCGCCTCGATCAGCAGCGCGGTTCTGTTTTCCGCCGGGCACTCCTCGTTTTCCATGATCTTGATGTACTCCTTTTCGCTCATCTTAGTGCTGAACCTGCTCGAGGACTTGAGGCTTGTTCTGCTCGTGCTGTTTTTGCTTATGCGCCCCGTCGACTTGTCACTCAGCCTGCTCATGTCGTTTTTCAGCGAGCGCGTGTTCAAACAAATCGAGTCTTCATTCTGGTCGCTGTGCGCCATGAGGCACCTGCTGGCACCCGTGTCGTTTTCGTTATTGTTAGCGTTTTCGTTAATGCTAGAGCTAGTGTTATTGCTAGAGCTAGTGTTAACGTTATCGTTTTGGCTAGAGCTAGTGTTAGCGTTATTGCTAGAGCTAGTGTTGGCGTTATTTCTAGTGTTATCGTTTTGGCTAGCGTTTTCTTGAGCGTTTTGGCTAGAGCTAGTGTTAACGTTATCGTTTTGGCTAacgttattgttattgctaGAGCTAGTGTTAACGTTATTGCTATTGCTAGCGTTTTCTTGAGCGTTTTGGCTATTGTTAGCGTTATTGCTAGCGTGATAGTCTCCGTCGCGGGGCGAGGCTGTGTGGGCAGCACCTCCAGCGTTAGCAGGAACCTGCGCGTAGTCGCGCGGCGACAAACCGCTCCCGTCGGCCGCAGACTCGCGGCCCTCCCTGCCCGCATGGTCGACCGTGGTCCTGAAGACCTTGATCAGCTCAGACAGCAGCACTGGCCAGAGCACCGTGAGCTCCTCCTGGGACGTCTTCACCAGGAGCACGCGCATCACGAAGAGGCACTTCGAGCGGAGCGTGTCGTTCTTGAGCGACCTGGTGGTCTCCGCGAGGCGCTCGATGATGTTCGAGATGTTGTCCGTGAAGACGTCGTTCTCGCAGGCGTAGAGCACGAAGGCCAGCCGCTTCAGGTAGCGCACGCGCGTGATCAGGCTCGCGGACTTGTTCGAGAAGACGTTCAGGTGCGGCGGGTTCGTGTACAGGTCCAGGCGCGCCATCGTGTCCGCGACGCCCTTGAAGTCCTCAGTGGCCATGCGCCTGAAGACGTGCGCGAGCTCGCGCAGTCCGAACTGGTCCGTCCTGAAGAACTCGGAGGAGTTGATGAACTCGAGCAGGTTCTTCTTGATGTTGAGCAGCGGCACCTGGTAGAGCTTGTAGGGGAAGTAGCGGATGAGCAGGAGCGTGAAGTACCtctgctgctggtgctgcCTCGTGACCAGCAGCGGCAGGATGTAAGAGGTGAGGCTCTTGTGGAAGGTCTGGTAGAAGACGTTCGTGATCGGCGTCCTCCTGTTCAGCTGCAGCACGTCGTAGTTCAGATATATGAGCAGCGAGAGCGCGTTCACTGAGACGACGCGGTTCGGCGTCATCACGCCCTCTATGCCCCGCAGCAGCTCGCTTCCCAGGAGGCTCTGGCTCCTGCTCGTCACGAGGCTGCTCGTGTTCGTGGTGGTGGTCGTGGGCTTATTCGGCGTCGAGTACTCGTCGTCCGTCACGATGTGGGCGTTGCTTTGCGAGTTTTGGTGTCCCGTGGCCTGGGGGTCGTTTTGGCGGTCGGCGGTATAACGGGCTGCGAATTTCTGGAGTTCCGTGGTCGCTGAATCGGCTTGCCCGTCGGCGCTGTTGATGCTGGCAGTAGCGCCCAGGTTACCCCTGTTAACGTTACCTGTATTAGCGGTGCCCGTGTTAGCGGCGCCCCTGTTAACGTTACCCGTATTGCCGCTAGCGCCTAGGTTACCCGAATCAACAACGCCTAGGTTGCCCGTGTTTACGGTACCCGTATCAATAACGCCTAGGTTAACACTAGTGCCTAAATCACCCGGTAAGGAAACACACTCTGACAAAACGCTCAGACGCGACTCAAGCGCGTCCGCGGCCGGCGACCTCGCGGCCTTCGAGGGCGGCGATAAGCGGGGCGTCGCGAGCTCCGAGCATGGCGAGATCGGGGGCGTCTCCGTGAAGCACGAGCTCCCGAAGTAGTGCGCAGAGTTCATCAGCTGCACCACCAGCGGCACCGGCGGGCGCGTGTCGTAGTCCTTGTGGGCCAGCCAGTTGCAGACCTTCGGCGCGTAGAGACCGCACGCCTGGTATATCACCACCATCAGCAGGTCGCTGAAGAGCCGGCGGCCGATGTTCGTGAGCACCTTCGCGTAGTTGCAGGCCGTCGCCTTCTCGTAGCGCACCACTGAGCAGAAGAGCCAGAGGAAGACGCTCGGCTGCTTCGGGAAGTGGAGCACGAGGTTGATCCAGCGCTGCAGCTCCAGGTACGTCTGCTCCACGTCCGAGCGCTTCGCCATCTCCGATACGAGGACCGTGTACAGGAACTCCGACACTGAGACCTCGCGCACGTGCGTGTTCAGGATCTGGTAGCCCGGCGCGTGCCTGTACTCTGATGACTTGCAGAACGTCTCCATCATGTCCAGCGTGAGTGAGAGCACCGAGGTCGTGGTCACCTGCGGGATGTTGTTGAGGAGCATAAGCAGGCAGTGCTTCGTCTGTACGCGCCTGCTTATCTGCCGCTGCTTCGGGCAGTTCTCCAGGTTTGACGCGCTCAGGTCCACGTAGGGGATGTTGTAGTTCGCGTGTTCGCAGTTCGACCTGTCCCAGATGTATATGCAGGCCTTGATGAAGTGGTAGGGCAGCTTAAGGTACAGGAGTCTGAATAGCCTTATCACCTGGTTCGTTATGTTCTCGAGCGAGACCTTCAGCGACAGGTTCGCCTCTGAGCAGACCAGCTTATTCCTCGAGGAGTATGCGTAGCTCCTTTCGTAGATGTAGGCGCTCGACTGGTTCATCGCGTTCAGGTCCATTGCGTCGAAGCCCTGATTCGAGCCCATGAATCTAAAGTTGCTTCTGTAGCCCATCGAGGCCGGGCAGTGCCTGTGGCTCTTGTGACGCGATTTCCCCGTGGCGTCGTGGTGTCCAAAGGCGCCTTGTGTCTGCGCTTCTCCTTCGGCTGCGCTGCCGAGTCCTTGGCGGAGCCCGAACGGGTCCATGGGTCCGTCGAAAAAGCTACTGCTCGCGCTCGCGGAGCCCGTGAAGGAGCCGATGTCTGCGATGTCTCCTTCGGGTCCATCGGGTCCATCGGGTCCATTGGGTCCATCGGCTCCGTGGTCGAAGGTGCTGCTTGCGCTGCTGTAGCTGTGTCTGAGTTCTTCCGGGGCTCCCTGCGGGTACGTCGCGCTCAGCTGCGTCTCTCTGGCCCAGAGCACCGACTTAACGCACGAGTCCACGATGCTCGTGATGTCGAAGTGCGGGAGGTTACTCGTGTCCGCCGTCGTCTTCCTCTTACTTCTGGAGCCGAACATCGTGCGTCCTCCGTCGCTCTTAGGGCCGAACTGCTTCGTCCCGTTCATCTCCCTCGTCATCACGATCTCTCGGTTGATAGAGAGCtgcttcatcttcctcgaCTGCGCCGTCGTCGCCTCCGTCGCGTAGTCGTCGCTCAGGTGACTGAACATGAAGTAGAGTGCGCGCAGGTAGTAGAAGAGCCCCGTCGTCCCGATCTTATCTGTGTACGTGAGCACGTGTGACGAGAACTCTGTCATGAAGTTCGAGGCGTACTTCAGGCCCTCGGCTCCGCTCATGAACTTGAGGCTGTAGAGCGAGAAGTCGATGTACGACTGCAGCAGGTGCAGGCACTTCGACTTTGCCGAGTTCGCTATGCATATCTCAATGATTTTGGGGAAGTAGGTTATTTCGTGCAGGTTCGTCATCCTGTGGATTTGCAGCTTTTTCAGTTCGCCCATGTTGATGATGTACATTGGCGTCAGCTGCGAGAGCGCCGTGTCCGGGTCCCTCGTGTAGCTCAGGTTTTCTATTCCCTGCGTCACGTACGTGGTCGCCGCCGTCTTGTCGAAGAACGCGTCGCTCGTGAGCGAGTTCGTCTGCTTGTCGTCCTCCGCCGTCAGGCAGCTCAGTATGTTCGCCGTGCCCGTGATAACGCTCATGCTCGTCGCGAGCATGTTCGGCGTGATCTGCAGCTTCGACGACGGAGACTCGCCTGCTCGCGCCGACATGGGCTCGTTCTTGCTCGCCCACATGCTCAGCAGTGTCCTCGAGAGCTCTATCAGCGAGGACGCTGGCGCGCTAGGCCCCGTCGTCTCCTGGCTGCACCTGTCCATCACCACCTTCAACAGGTATATCATCTGCGTCTGTATTATGTGCTCCTGCTTCAGGTGGAAGTGGTAGAGCAGGAGCAGCAGGTACTTTGCGACCATGCAGGAGACTTCTCTCGCGCTGTTTGCCGGCTGCAGCGACGATATGAACGACTTCATGAAGTCGATTGCTGTGCAGCGCAGCAGCATTGCTCTGTCCTCCATCGACAGGTCCACCATGCTGTTCGACCTGTTGAACAGGCTCAGGATGTTCGTCTGCTTCCGCGTCGAGCAGTTCTGGTCGTCGAGCCTGTCCAGGTACCTCTGGTATTCCAGCAGGTCGTCGATCCTTTCCACTCGCAGCAGCCTTTCCAGGTCCGCGTCGATGCATATGTACTTCAGCGTTATCACTATGACCAGGTCCAGGTAGTTGTATATTGACGCGTCCGTGTACGAGCTGTTCGAGGCGTCGAGCAGCCTCGGGAATATCGAGGCCTTCTGCGCTCTGTTCTGGTGCTCGTAGGTCTCATCCGCGTCTCCTCCGTACAGACTCGACTCCCTGCGTTCATGGTGTGACGAGAGCAAGGGCGTGTGCGGGGCCGATTTCGACGCTTCGACTCCCCATCTTCTCGCCGACTGCCTGCTCGACTCCGTCCCTGTATCGATGCTCGATCCTTCGAACGACTGTGTTCCCAACTCCCTTGGTACGGAGACTGTGCGTTCTTTGGGTGCCTCCTCGAACGACCCTTTTCCCAGGTGCGGCGTCAGCCTGCCCTGTTCAAACGAGAACGTTGCCCCTGTTTTCCCCATTCCTGCGATTGTGCTTAGTTGAGAGTTGTTTGCCCTCTGCGAGGGCGGCGTGACACTCGCGTGGGACGTTGGCGACACTACTCTGCTATCTCCCCGGTTCACGTTTGGCCCATGCACCGAGTCAATGCTCGCGTGGTCCCGCATGCCAGGGCTCTTCCCTCCTTCCACCGACGCGTCTACCGGCACACTTCTTGAGCGCCTGCTCTCCGTGTCCGACGTTTCCAGCACTGACGAATTCAGCGTGATCGCCCTTGCTCCGAAGGTGTGGTCCAGCAGGTGGTTCACCAGCGTCGGGTTTGCGTCCTCTCCTCCTACGCTTTCGCTGTGCGCCTGGTCATACGCCTGCGTCCTCGTGGCTGACGTCAGCAGCGTTCCTTCTTCTGTCACCACCATCGTCGTCGACAGCTCGTTGAACAGCTCATCTCCCTGTATTAGCTTCAGCAGTGCTATTGGCGCCTGTCTTCTGTTCATCAGGTCTAGGATCGCCTGCCCTTCTCTTCCCACTATCGATGATAGGTGCCTGAACTTTCGCACCAACTCCGTCATGTTCGTTTTATCTTCGCCTTCGCTGTCAAATGAGTCTTGACCGGTCGAGTGGGTGTCTGTGCTCTGCGTTCTGTCCTTACTGTTCGCGTCACTGCTTTTGTGCGCGCCAACTCGCCTCACATTGCTTCTTTCCTTGAGCTGCGACTTCTGGCTCTTCAGCAACTTCGATATCATGTTCGCCTTGAGGTGTGTGTGTCCGTTGCGCTCCCTGTTTGGTGATCTATTTGGGGTGTTGTAGTCATGGTTTGGCGATCTATTTGACGTGTTGTAGTCCATGTTTGGGGATCTATTTGACGTGTTGTAGTCCATGTTTGGTGATGTGGCTGGGGTGTTGTGATTCTGGTTTGGTGATCCAGGTAGGACATCGTACTCAGTTCCCTCAGTGATGCTCTCGTCCATCTTACTCGTCGTGATCAAAAAGTGCAGGATCGGGTCTATCAGCTTCGGGAGCATGTATATCGACTCCGAGAGGAAGGCTCGCGCGTAGTAGTGCACCTTCGGGTCCGAGTCCTCCACTGCGTCCAGTATGTGGCCCACTGCGTCCGAGAAGAACACCTTGTCCGGCGCGTGCGTGTGCAGGTGTCTGAACAGCACTCCGAACCTCAGTATTGCGTTGATCTTCTGCCCTATCTCCGTGCTCGTCAGGTCCCTGACGATTATCCTCTCAGCCTCCCCTGAGGCCTGAGGCAGCGACTTCATCAGCTGCAGCACTATGTACACCACTTCCGAGTGGTACTGCGCCAGCTTATCGTCCAGGCTGCTCCACAGCTGCGTCAGTATGTTCCTCAGGTGTATCAGCGAGCTTGCGAAGAACTCCTTGACTGCGTGCCTGTGCGGTATGTCGATCACCTGTATGAACGTGCTTATTCCTCTGCAGAATATCACAGGGTCTGGCGAGAGGCAGCTTTTGAGCAGACACACTATCCACCTGTCGAGCTTGAACTCGTTCTGCAGCTTCGACTCAATCGAGGCTGCGGACGTTCTCGACGATGCATTGTTCGACCTCGCGGTCGCCATGTCGCTCTCATCCAATAGCTTCGTCTGCTTTTTGTGAGTGTGTTTACCTTCCAATGACTGGTCCGTTGTTTTCTGGTCGGACTTCTGTGTTGCTGATGCTGTTTTCTGGTCCGCCGTATGTGATGTTGGCGATGATTTATGGTCTACCAATTGCGCTGTCGTGTGTGCCGCTGTTGGAGCCTTCCGAGTGCTGGAGTTTGGTGGCGTCGAGCGCTCTGTCTTCCCCACCAGTGCTGCCGGCCCTGGAGAGAGGGCCTGGGCGGTCGCTGCCGACAGGTCCCCTTTCTCTGAGCGCACAGACTGAACCGAGTGAGCAGACTGCGGCGAGCGTGCGGAGTTTACTGAGAGCGGCGAGTGCGATGCGTGCGCGTAGTCCAGGCGGTGCGCAGAGCCCCTGTACTCCGCCACCCTTTCCGGGGACGTGTGTCCCAGGGACTCCGAGAAGCTCCGCGTTATCGGCACAGTCTGCATGTTCACCTCTATGGAGACGAAGCGCACTGCCAGGCTGTTGAGCATGTCCAGCACCGATATCTCCGTGTAGTTCAGGTCGGCCTTGCTCTCAAAGTGGTTCAGCGCGTTGATGTAGAACTCGTCCAGGTACTTTGCTATGCGCTCGTTGCACAGCTCCTGCTCGTGtaccagcagcttcagctccGAGGTCTCCTTCACGTAGTCGAGGTCGTTTTCGAAGTAGAAGTAGTGGTAGTCCGTGAGTATCATCTTCTCCGTCCTCGCCAGTATCGAGGCGACGTAGCTGAGCAGGTGCGAGACCACCTGCGTCATATCCCgcagctccagcttcagcagcctGTAGAGTGCGTTTTCCAGGAGCATGAAGAGCCCTGCCAGTATCGTCTCGCATGACGTGAGCGTCTTCATCTCGTCGAGGTATATTCTGCTCAGGTTCAGGATCTCGTTCCATGCGTGCACCGAGTCGTACTTTTCGTCGAGGAAGAGCTTGTTGAACTCCTCGGCGATTGAGATGAAGACGATGTTCGGCGGCGTGAGCGTCGGGTTGAATATGATTTTCGTCTCCTGGATCACCGCCTGGCGCCAGTCCGTGTCGTCGATGCCCTCGCAGACGTAGCGCAGGATCGGTATGCAGAGCACCGGCATCAGCTGGTCCGAGATCACCGCCACCTCAATGTCCGAGATCAGCGTCACGATGATCTTCAGAGGCAGCACTGCCTCGTCCGCCGTCGTGATCTccatcttcagcagctccttgaTCGCAGTTATGATCACGCTCTTCGAGTGTTCGTTGAAGTACTTCAGGTCTATCGACTCCACTGACTCGTTCAGGTCATTAGTGTTGAAGAGCCACTGGTAGATTCTCCTCGTGAGCGACCAGTCCTTGTTTCTCAGCAGCCTCAGGATGCTTCTGCACAGCGCCGACTTGTTCTGGTACGTGAAGAGGTCGTGGTCGAGCGGGAAGTGCTTTGACATGAAGTTCATGAGCTCGCGCAGTATG from Theileria orientalis strain Shintoku DNA, chromosome 1, complete genome encodes the following:
- a CDS encoding cytokine induced apoptosis inhibitor 1 gives rise to the protein MKNTTLVVSSTRQLGLENLQNFYKSSNSESSFSSSLAKSTFFAPLVAAVSRNLFLNGSTPEFDHLTLDQVKNAGLPSEKYATVLVVADSLSEFYGERGLSNLTLFHNSLVPDGKFVLSIPPNSDKENDVKKELMYSGLVDVNSLVYSGATFISGVRPNWKAKSTKKTVSSIDAAPIDGYVSKAPDYESCNTKPRACANCTCGRAEMEKLEASKLVSDVDAPTSSCGNCYLGDAFRCESCPYKGLPAFKPGEKMF
- a CDS encoding histone acetyltransferase gcn5-related, with translation MKTKLNHQNFGTDESHSSAGPSTPQSTSDARGVPRAPAGPTPDLSSKNESITSYVREIVNLYVLDCKRRPDPFQPTLEPKGASRAAETNSHCILNGNDVSKIFTSSFERVPESRRKDLLEIRSILSKSGPEDLESLVATLCAIISYQQLLTPSARQKFTNDHLQEWLKSQDADAFAGKDYEKTYTSWKNYLRKHMPTGVKLCDYFSADFLRSVLVLNADRIRQELEKTAFKLHPDLFISLLCKQCGFTDEQAVTVGTMSSAKGYQIQSLLPSETGLGFLHRDAGGAKEEDLGIITFECITNDREPGHMIKLITVKNIFSRQLPKMPREYIVRLVFDRNHYTFCLLKKGEVIGGICFRPYFEQRFAEIAFLAVKSTEQIKGYGTRIMNHLKEHVKKSNIEYFLTYADNFAIGYFRKQGFSLKITMPRERWFGYIKDYDGGTLMECYISPNINYLRLSDMLSQQKAIVVKCIEAIKPLKVYNGMDVFAKDPNATLNPAEIPGLVEAGWTSQPAPSKSDPASAEPDGQKKSLKAAILDLLNTLNKQQSVWPFRKPVKQSEAPDYYEIITHPTDISTMKRKAKLGEYKTKEQFGEELKRMFDNCRLYNTSHTIYYKYANELQAFIWPQYENIQE